The following nucleotide sequence is from Calditrichota bacterium.
CGTAGGCATGTTTGATCACGTTGGAGCAGGCCTCGTCCACCGCCATCTCGATTTTGGTCGCCTCTTCGTCGTCGAAACCCACGCGTCGCGCAATGTGACCGACGAAGCTGCGGATAATCTCCAGATTCTCCGTCTGGCTCGGCATGCGCAGCCGATATCTTTTCACTGCAGATTGCACGGTCGTCACCATTGGTTTGTTCTGCTGGCCAGCGGCCGGAGGCACCGCCTAAGGCTGCTCGCTGAATTTTCTGTGGGCTTCGCTCTCGTCTTTGAAGATGTCGTACAGCGTCGGGAAGCCGAGGAGGTCGAACACGCGGAAGATCTTGTCGCTCATGTTCGTCAGCTTGATGTCTCCTTGGTGGGCCCTGATCATCTCGATAAAGCCCATGAACACGCCCAGCCCTGCGCTGCTGATGTAGGCCAGATCGCTGAAGTTGACGATAATCTTGTATCGCCCCTGGTCCACGAGCTCCTGGAGAGCATCTTCTAATCGCGGCGCCGTGTGAGCATCAAGATAACCCTGCAAGTAGAGAGTCGAGATAGCGCCATCGTCCTTGCGTCGCACCTGAAAGCCTTCCATTCGCAATACCTCCCTCCGTGAAACGACCTTGCTGGGCCAGGCCAGCTTAGTACGTCTTAATGACTACAAAGGTCAGATCGTCGTGCCAGGTTTGTGCACCCGTGTGGACGGTCATGGCCTTTACCAGCGCGGTGCTCAGCCGCCCTCCGAGAAGGCGGACCAGCTCCCCCAGCGTTTCAAAGTTTTCCCCCTGTTCATTGTGTGCTTCAACCAGCCCATCGGTGCACAACAGGACGATGCTTTCGGCATGGCGGTT
It contains:
- a CDS encoding STAS domain-containing protein, whose translation is MEGFQVRRKDDGAISTLYLQGYLDAHTAPRLEDALQELVDQGRYKIIVNFSDLAYISSAGLGVFMGFIEMIRAHQGDIKLTNMSDKIFRVFDLLGFPTLYDIFKDESEAHRKFSEQP
- a CDS encoding SpoIIE family protein phosphatase, with the translated sequence MCTDGLVEAHNEQGENFETLGELVRLLGGRLSTALVKAMTVHTGAQTWHDDLTFVVIKTY